The following proteins are encoded in a genomic region of Leishmania major strain Friedlin complete genome, chromosome 25:
- a CDS encoding putative mitotic spindle checkpoint component, giving the protein MTQTTHAISLTGSVATVTEYLGFAINNILYQRGVYPPDNFQQVKKFGLSLMISADADLNAYLAELLQQISSWIAHGTCRRLVMLITDVPSVQTLERWEINIETEPAASSSRLHGSGRKSEEDVRMEIQAVMRQITACVSFLPVITQPCAFDLLVYTSADAQVPSTAWEPSDPQVLERGTEVKLRSFTTSFHYVDTSVVYRE; this is encoded by the coding sequence ATGACGCAGACGACTCACGCCATCTCCCTCACCGGCTccgtcgccaccgtcacGGAGTACCTCGGCTTTGCCATTAATAATATTCTCTACCAGCGAGGTGTCTACCCGCCAGACAACTTCCAGCAAGTGAAGAAGTTCGGTCTGTCGCTCATGATCTCCGCCGATGCGGATTTGAACGCGTACCTGGCGGAGCTTCTACAGCAGATTTCGTCTTGGATTGCGCACGGAACGTGCCGGCGTCTGGTGATGCTTATTACCGACGTTCCGTCAGTGCAGACGCTGGAGCGGTGGGAAATCAACATAGAAACAGAGcccgcagcgtcgtcgtcgcgcctacacggcagcggtcgcaagagcgaggaggacgttCGCATGGAGATTCAAGCCGTGATGCGGCAGATCACCGCCTGCGTGTCCTTCCTGCCTGTGATCACGCAGCCGTGTGCCTTCGACCTGCTCGTTTACACATCTGCAGACGCGCAGGTGCCGTCGACAGCGTGGGAGCCGAGCGACCCGCAAGTGCTCGAGCGCGGCACCGAAGTCAAGCTGCGCTCCTTCACCACGTCCTTCCACTACGTCGACACGAGTGTGGTCTATCGTGAGTGA